CGATCCCGGGGGCCGCGAAGGAAACGATCGTGAAGGTTCGCAACTCGCCTTGGGTCGGGATGTCGACGGACTGGAAGTCGGTACCCGAACAGCCCGCGCAGGCATTCCTGCGATCAAAGAAGCGCGCACTGCAGGATTTGCACTCGTTGGCGACAAGATGAGGGGCTTCGCCAAGAACAAGATAGTTGACGAAGGGAATCGGTTCGGACAATGGGGCTCCTTCTCGGGGCTCCTCAGTCATCGGCGCCTGATTTGGCAACAGAGCTGAGGGGATCGCTTATCGGGCGCCTCTAAAACCGAGTACCGCCATCAGGACGACAGCGG
This Longimicrobiales bacterium DNA region includes the following protein-coding sequences:
- a CDS encoding OB-fold domain-containing protein, whose translation is MSEPIPFVNYLVLGEAPHLVANECKSCSARFFDRRNACAGCSGTDFQSVDIPTQGELRTFTIVSFAAPGIEVPFVSAIVDCGGTSVRTNIVNIEASPEHVKLGMPVKLTTFPIGKDEEGVEAINFGFEPAA